TGTTCTTCCGCCTCCTCATTATCTTCTTCTTCAGACTCTTTTTCAACGCCGGCTTGTTCTTCCGCGCCTTCGCGTTCTTGAACCAACGCCCAAATGCGCTTGGCGGTTTTTTCGCCGATGCCTTTAATTTGCAGCAACCCTTCCTCGCCTTGATCGAGCACGTCCCGCACGGTTTTCAAACCGGCCGCTCGCAGCTTGGAAACCATCGTTTCACTCAAACCCTCGATCACCTCGAGCGGCGCCTCCTTGCCGCTCTGCTCCTCAACCATCTTGCGGTATTCCGATTCTTTGATGATCTCCACTTCAAAGTCGGTCAGCTTGCTGGTCAAGCGCCGGTTTTGGCCGCCGCGGCCAATGGCCAACGAAACCTGATCGTCCGGCACCACCGCTATCGCGCGCCGATTCGGCGCATCGACGAGCACGCGGACCGGCTTGGCCGGGCTCAGCGCGCGGATGATAAAAATTTCGGGATCGGCATTCCACGGAATCACATCGATCTTTTCGTTATTCAATTCCTTGCTCACCGCCTGAATGCGAATGCCCTTCATGCCGACACAAGCGCCGACCGGATCGATGCGCTTGTCGCTCGAAGTGACGGCGATCTTGGAACGTTCTCCGGGCTGGCGCGCCACCGCTTTGATTTCAATGATGCCGTCGTAAATTTCCGGAACTTCCAGCTCGAACAGGCGCACGAGAAATTGCGGATCGCTGCGCGAAACCACGACCTCCGGCCCGCGCGTCGTCTGCCGCACTTCCTTGATAATCGCACGCAAATTTTCTCCGCGGCGATATTTTTCCGATTCGATCTGTTCCCGGCGCGGCAAAACCACCTCGGTGCGGTCGATATTCAGATAAACGTCACCACGATTGATCTGGCGAATATCGCCCATGACAATTTCGCCGAGGCGATTTTGAAACTCGTCAAAAATGATCCGCTTCTCCTCGTCACGGATGCGCTGGTTGAGATTTTGCTTGGCGGAAATGATCAGTCGCCGGCCAAAAGTTTCCACCGGATCAAGAATTTCCAAAAAATCGTCGCCGATTTCCAAATCCGGCTCGCTTTTGCGGGCCGTCTCCAGGTCGATTTCGTGATTGGGATCGGTCACGTGCTCAACGATTTTCTTGTTTTGGCGAATTTCGATCTCACCCTTGTCCATGTTGACGTAGATATCGAAATTATCGGCGGTGCCGTATTTCTTTTTGATCATCCCGATGACGATAGAGTGGATAATTTCCGAGAGTTGTTCCTTGTCAATGTTCTTCTCTTTGACGATTTGCGAGAAGGCCTCGGCGATTTCGCTTTTCATGACGCTATTCCTATGCAACGACTACCATTTGAGTTTAAGCTTGCCGGCTTCGACGCTGGCAAGCGGCACGACGACGCTTTGATTTTCCGACGTAATGACGAGGTCGGTTTCCGACACCTGTTCAATGATTCCTTCGACCGACGCGGAAATTTCGCCCCGGCGATAATGCAAATTCACCTGGCGGCCACGATTGCGCTCAAAGTCCCGTTTGGTTTTAAGAGGCCGGTCGGTGCCCGGCGACGAGACTTCCAGACGATACCGTCCGGGAATAATGTCCGCTGCTTCCAACTCGGCCGCCAGCGCGCGGCTGATGGCTGCACAAAGCGGCAGCGTGATGCCACCGTCCTGATCAGCGACGACACGCACAACCAAGTTGTACTTGCTTCCTTTTAGCTCAAGAGCAACAAAGTCAACCTTAAAATGCTGCAAAATCGGAGCAATCAGTGCGTGCAGTTTGTCGTGCAAAATAT
The window above is part of the candidate division KSB1 bacterium genome. Proteins encoded here:
- the nusA gene encoding transcription termination factor NusA, yielding MKSEIAEAFSQIVKEKNIDKEQLSEIIHSIVIGMIKKKYGTADNFDIYVNMDKGEIEIRQNKKIVEHVTDPNHEIDLETARKSEPDLEIGDDFLEILDPVETFGRRLIISAKQNLNQRIRDEEKRIIFDEFQNRLGEIVMGDIRQINRGDVYLNIDRTEVVLPRREQIESEKYRRGENLRAIIKEVRQTTRGPEVVVSRSDPQFLVRLFELEVPEIYDGIIEIKAVARQPGERSKIAVTSSDKRIDPVGACVGMKGIRIQAVSKELNNEKIDVIPWNADPEIFIIRALSPAKPVRVLVDAPNRRAIAVVPDDQVSLAIGRGGQNRRLTSKLTDFEVEIIKESEYRKMVEEQSGKEAPLEVIEGLSETMVSKLRAAGLKTVRDVLDQGEEGLLQIKGIGEKTAKRIWALVQEREGAEEQAGVEKESEEEDNEEAEEQAATAELEPDSSSEPAVAPPEVAEVLEAAESSEENQPRS